In the genome of Labeo rohita strain BAU-BD-2019 chromosome 24, IGBB_LRoh.1.0, whole genome shotgun sequence, one region contains:
- the LOC127155526 gene encoding CUB and zona pellucida-like domain-containing protein 1: MRCVIVVVEAEGPRAHVTCTKDTMSVSIERATISGIHGDHLRLNNNDSCAVSSNSTHVFTTFSLNGCGTQMEETDEHLLFKNTIVTYDDPNHIITRKNEIEIEVMCKYQKKSSITTMFNAHRPAVNFTERGFGSFSYQFEFFQSGSFRNIREPNSYPLEYSVGQLIYMEIAPVNIVQNTEVFLESCVATPYDNPNYPISYPIITNGCEVDETVHIYTSHQPDVKFSMEAFKFIGQYDQVFISCSIILCQANNPNTRCALGCTNDTQVAPSSHVHKREAAIQTGSHFISQGPLRLRRSTSLTEAISPSLNLNLVFVAGCVIAVVAMVCGMMVYKSRGSKVNYQLLKSEI, encoded by the exons ATGAGGTGTGTTATTGTTGTGGTGGAGGCTGAAG GTCCAAGAGCACATGTGACCTGCACTAAGGACACAATGTCAGTGTCAATTGAAAGAGCCACTATTTCAGGTATTCATGGAGATCACTTGCGTCTGAACAACAATGATTCCTGTGCAGTTTCTTCCAATAGCACACATGTGTTTACAACCTTCTCTCTAAATGGATGTGGTACTCAAATGGAA GAGACTGATGAACATCTCCTCTTCAAGAACACAATTGTTACCTACGATGATCCAAACCACATCATAACCAGGAAAAATGAAATCGAAATTGAAGTTATGTGCAAGTACCAGAAAAAGAGCAGCATCACCACAATGTTTAATGCTCACAGACCAGCTGTCAACTTCACAGAGAGAGGCTTTGGCTCATTTAGCTATCAGTTTGAGTTTTTTCAGTCTGGTAGCTTCAGAAACATAAGAGAACCCAACAGCTACCCACTGGAGTACAGTGTGGGACAGCTCATCTACATGGAGATCGCCCCTGTCAATATAGTGCAAAACACTGAGGTCTTCCTTGAGTCCTGTGTAGCTACACCCTATGATAATCCCAATTATCCCATCTCTTATCCCATCATCACAAATGG ATGTGAGGTTGATGAAACTGTTCACATCTACACAAGTCACCAGCCCGATGTCAAGTTCAGTATGGAGGCCTTCAAGTTTATTGGACAATATGACCAA GTGTTCATCAGCTGCTCAATTATCCTATGTCAAGCCAACAATCCCAACACACGCTGCGCTCTGGGCTGCACCAATGACACGCAGGTTGCACCATCCTCGCACGTTCACAAAAGAGAAGCTGCCATCCAGACCGGAAGCCACTTCATCTCTCAGGGACCCCTGCGGCTGAGGAGGAGCACATCACTTACTG AGGCCATCAGCCCAAGCTTGAACCTGAACCTTGTTTTTGTGGCTGGATGTGTCATAGCAGTAGTTGCCATGGTGTGTGGAATGATGGTCTACAAATCCAGAGGATCAAAAGTCAATTACCAACTTCTGAAATCAGAGATTTGA